Sequence from the Deltaproteobacteria bacterium genome:
TCTAGCCCTGTTGCCAAACAATTCGTCGCCCCACCGATCAATCTTCCCAAAATAAAACTACCTGTGCTTCCACCCAGCGTATGGCCCAGCACCTCCGCGGCTCCCAGGTTGCCCACGCTGAGTAAATCTTGGGCTTCAAAGTCGGGGGCAACATAGGCTTGATGAGACAAATTGGCCTGGATGCTTCCGGAAAGATATTGATTCACCAGATGAGTCACTGGAATACGAATACAGAATGCCGCCACTCTACCGAGTGCGTTATTGCCGACAAAGGCAATCAAACCTTGCCCCGCCGCCCTTCCTGCAAAGCCCGCGGGGATACCAGCGGCGACTGCAATACCTAATTGTAATGCGAAGGATTCGGTGAAAATCTCATGGTCTAAAAACTCCAAGGTCGGTCGGGCACAGAGGCCCGACCCTACGGAAGAATAGAGGGATGAAAAAATCGAATGCTTAATTTCGTGCAAGGCACCCAAGGCTTGGCTCAAATGGGGAAAGTGAGACGGGCTAATATTTGGCAGGGACGCTTCAACAGGCTGCTGCAATGGATTGTGTGAAGGCAAAGTAAAAAATTGTGAAGTTCTGTTTATTGTTACCATAAGTTTTAATCCTGAAAATTAGCACTTTCTCAGGCTTAAAAACTTATCGGTAGAGGGAGGAATTTGTTGCTATTTTTTTCAAAAAGCCTTCTTGAAAAATATCTATTAATTTCCTAGCCTGATTCTCTATGGCCCGAAAATCCACGATTCAACGCAACACCAAAGAAACACAAATTGAAGTCGATTTAAACCTGGATGGAACAGGAAAATACAAAATCGACACTCCCATCCCCTTCTTCAATCACATGCTGGAGCAATTCTCCCGTCACGGTTTGTTTGATATCACGCTCAAGGCCAAGGGGGACACGCACATTGATTATCATCACACGGTAGAAGATGTAGGCATTACCTTGGGAGAGGCCTTCGAAAAAGCCCTGGGCGATAAGGCCGGCATTAAACGCTATGGCCACTTCAGTTTGCCGATGGATGAAGTCCTCACCAACGTCGCACTGGATTTTTGCAATCGCCCTGCCCTCGTTTTTCACAGTCTGCTTAAGACTGGAAAGATTAAAGATTTTGATGTGGAACTGGTCTACGAATTTTTTCAGGGCTTCACCAACGCCGCCAAAATCAATCTGCATATTAATGTGATGTATGGCCGCAATAAGCATCATATTGTGGAATCGATGTTTAAATCGTTTGCCAAGGCTTGTGATAGGGCGACTCAAATTGACGAGAGAATGAAGGGCGCTTTGCCTTCGACCAAAGGGAAACTTTAATATCGTAAACTGGTAAACTCGTAAACTGGTGAACTCGTAATAATGAAAACCAGTCTACAAGTTCACCAGTCTACCGGTCTGCCATGATAGCAATCATCGACTACGGCATGGGCAACTTACGCAGTGTTCAAAAGGCCTTTGAGCATTTGAACGTCAAATGCTGCGTTACCCACGACCTCAAAAAAATTGAAAATGCCTCCAAGCTTGTTTTGCCCGGGGTAGGTGCTTTTCGCGACTGTATGCAAAATCTGGAAGAGAAGAAATTGATTGAACCTATTTTAAAGGGCATTCAATCGGGCAAACCTTTTTTGGGCATTTGCCTGGGGATGCAGGTATTGCTGACTGAGAGTGAAGAGTTTGGATCTCACAAAGGCCTCAATGTCATTCCCGGAAAAGTGCTGCGTTTTCCTCAAAGTGAAGCACTCAAAGTCCCTCACATGGGATGGAACTCGATCAAGAAACTCCCAGCGGCCAAAGGATCTCCTCTTCAAGACATCGAAGACTCTGCTTACGTGTATTTTGTTCATTCTTATTATGTAGTCCCCGAAGATAAAAAAATAATTTCTACAACCACCCCTTACGGCTTTGATTTCTGTTCCAGCCTGCACCAGGATAATATTTTCGCCACCCAGTTTCATCCCGAAAAAAGTCAGGAAATTGGCTTGAAAATATTGGAAGGATTCGCGCAGACTAAGGAATGAAAACTTTTTTCTTTATTCTCTGCCTTTTACTTCTTATTCCTTTTCCTTTAAATGCCATGGACCGTTTTTTTATCTTGGGTTCTGGAAAAATTCATTTCAGTCAAAATGGGAAAACCCTTGAAGCTCAATATCGCCAGGGAGAGAACTATGATGAAAAGGCCTTAAAAAAAATTAATGCCGTTTACGGAAGCAATTTTGAAAATCCGGCGGAAAGAATGTCTCTGAGATTTTTAGAAGTTTTATCCGCCATCCAGGCCCATTTTAACAATGCCTCTATTTATATTAAATCAGGATACCGAAGCCCCAATACAAACCAGAAACTGAGGGAGCAAGGCAAACTGGCTGCCCAATCGAGCATGCACAAAGAAGCGGCCGCAGCCGATTTTTATTTAGAGGGCGTGAGCGCAGAGGCATTGCGTGACTATGCCCAAGGCCTGGATTGTTGTGGGGTCGGTTATTACCACGGACGTCACATCCATTTAGATACCGGGCCCAAACGTTGGTGGGATGAAAAAACTTCAGGCACCGAAAGCAAAGAGCCTCAGGAAAATGAGAAAATAATTGCGATGACTCAATACGACCTCTATTCGCCTTCTGAAAAAATAAGTTTCGATTTAGCACGTGTAACGAATTTTCCCATCCAGATCAAATCGCTTGGCATTCAGAAAATTGCCCCGGCAAATGTCAAACAGGCTTCCATTTTTTTTGACCTCAAACAGTTTTCCAAAAAAACTTTCTCTTCTGCGAGCGAACTCAAAAACATCGAGATAAAACCCGAAAAAATGCCAACAGGTCGATATTACATTGAAATCAACTTTTCAAATTCTTCATGGAGCAAAATGCCCGCAACCATTTATTCTAACGAATTTGAAGTGAGGTGAAAAAATGATTAATCTTCTCATTTTGGATGAGAACGGCAACTCCATCGTCAGCCAGGATATCGATTGGCTGAAAAGGGCCATACAACAGGGCTACCGTTTCTGGATGGATCTGGACAATCCAGACGAAGAAGACTTTACGCTTCTGGAAGAAAATTTTCATTTTCATCCTCTGCATATCCAGGACATAAAACTCGATTTGGGAGTCCCCAAGATTGACGCCCAGGGCAACTATCTCTTTCTCGTTTTGCACCGCATTTTCTATCATTTAAAAGAAGAACGCTGTGAAGCTCGCGAGGTGGAAATCTTTATTTCCGAAAAATATTTAGTGACCGTTCATGGCCCTAATCTTTCACGCACCTTTAATGTCGCCCGAAATTTAATCCAGCAAAACAGCGAAGAGACCCTGAAAAAAGGCCCTCTCTTTATTCTGTATGCTTTGTTAAAAATGACCTTCAGTGACTATCATCCGCTCATCGAACGTTGTGAAGAAGACCTGGAACATATTGAAACGGAAGTTTTAAAAGGAAATGGAAAGGCAATCCTGAATGAAATTCTGCGATTTAAAAAACTGGTGCTGCTCCTACTCAAAAATTTGATCCCCCAACGAGATATTCTCAAATCTCTTTTGGAGCGATCGATGATTTATTCAAACGCAGAAGCCAAAACCTATTTCAAAAATTTGATTGATCAGATGGATGACTTGCTGCACAGCTTGGAGTCCTTGAGAGAGCACATCAAATCGGTCTTTGAGGTTTATGTTGCCACGCTAACCCTCAGAAACAACGAGGCCTCGCAGCAACTCAATTACGTGATGCAACGCCTCACCATTGCGACCACCATCTTTATGCCCCTTACTTT
This genomic interval carries:
- the hisB gene encoding imidazoleglycerol-phosphate dehydratase HisB, encoding MARKSTIQRNTKETQIEVDLNLDGTGKYKIDTPIPFFNHMLEQFSRHGLFDITLKAKGDTHIDYHHTVEDVGITLGEAFEKALGDKAGIKRYGHFSLPMDEVLTNVALDFCNRPALVFHSLLKTGKIKDFDVELVYEFFQGFTNAAKINLHINVMYGRNKHHIVESMFKSFAKACDRATQIDERMKGALPSTKGKL
- the hisH gene encoding imidazole glycerol phosphate synthase subunit HisH — protein: MIAIIDYGMGNLRSVQKAFEHLNVKCCVTHDLKKIENASKLVLPGVGAFRDCMQNLEEKKLIEPILKGIQSGKPFLGICLGMQVLLTESEEFGSHKGLNVIPGKVLRFPQSEALKVPHMGWNSIKKLPAAKGSPLQDIEDSAYVYFVHSYYVVPEDKKIISTTTPYGFDFCSSLHQDNIFATQFHPEKSQEIGLKILEGFAQTKE
- a CDS encoding DUF882 domain-containing protein translates to MKTFFFILCLLLLIPFPLNAMDRFFILGSGKIHFSQNGKTLEAQYRQGENYDEKALKKINAVYGSNFENPAERMSLRFLEVLSAIQAHFNNASIYIKSGYRSPNTNQKLREQGKLAAQSSMHKEAAAADFYLEGVSAEALRDYAQGLDCCGVGYYHGRHIHLDTGPKRWWDEKTSGTESKEPQENEKIIAMTQYDLYSPSEKISFDLARVTNFPIQIKSLGIQKIAPANVKQASIFFDLKQFSKKTFSSASELKNIEIKPEKMPTGRYYIEINFSNSSWSKMPATIYSNEFEVR
- the corA gene encoding magnesium/cobalt transporter CorA, which produces MINLLILDENGNSIVSQDIDWLKRAIQQGYRFWMDLDNPDEEDFTLLEENFHFHPLHIQDIKLDLGVPKIDAQGNYLFLVLHRIFYHLKEERCEAREVEIFISEKYLVTVHGPNLSRTFNVARNLIQQNSEETLKKGPLFILYALLKMTFSDYHPLIERCEEDLEHIETEVLKGNGKAILNEILRFKKLVLLLLKNLIPQRDILKSLLERSMIYSNAEAKTYFKNLIDQMDDLLHSLESLREHIKSVFEVYVATLTLRNNEASQQLNYVMQRLTIATTIFMPLTFIVGVYGMNFKHMPELDFPWGYYGVWGFMLAFTISMVLFFKRKKWW